In the Desulfatiglans anilini DSM 4660 genome, one interval contains:
- a CDS encoding DUF6125 family protein, giving the protein MAEDITRPEDMGKEDLARFVLDIFHRIAVHHTLWLREVEHQMGMPKALGVLGTAYQETYAVQMKRMAKLFNFELVEGIPKPLLERSREELLEAADEVSKNWLANDGIWFQAVEFAHGMNDAKRCNDSCWTRYSPFEAWSIRRLLHLPERPGLEGLKTALRFRTYARVNVQTIIDEGAESFVFQMNDCRVQSARKRKGLDDYPCTSVGLVEYTYFAEAIDPRIETECIGCPPGPHPEEWYCAWRFRLKAPGESRAAGHP; this is encoded by the coding sequence ATGGCAGAGGACATCACGAGACCCGAAGATATGGGCAAGGAAGACCTGGCCCGGTTCGTGCTGGACATCTTCCACCGCATCGCGGTGCACCACACGCTCTGGCTCAGGGAAGTGGAGCACCAGATGGGCATGCCCAAGGCCCTCGGTGTCCTGGGAACGGCCTACCAGGAAACCTACGCAGTGCAAATGAAGCGGATGGCCAAACTGTTCAACTTCGAGCTGGTCGAGGGCATACCCAAGCCCCTCCTGGAACGCTCCCGGGAAGAGCTGCTCGAGGCGGCGGACGAGGTCTCCAAGAACTGGCTTGCCAATGACGGCATCTGGTTCCAGGCCGTCGAATTCGCCCATGGCATGAACGATGCCAAGCGCTGCAACGATTCCTGCTGGACGCGGTACTCGCCCTTCGAGGCCTGGTCCATCCGCAGGCTGCTCCACCTGCCCGAGCGACCGGGCCTCGAAGGATTGAAAACAGCCTTGCGTTTTCGCACTTACGCCCGCGTGAACGTGCAGACCATCATCGACGAAGGGGCGGAAAGCTTCGTCTTCCAGATGAATGACTGCCGCGTCCAGTCGGCACGCAAACGCAAAGGGCTGGACGACTACCCGTGCACCTCGGTCGGTCTGGTCGAATACACCTATTTCGCGGAAGCCATCGATCCCCGCATCGAGACCGAGTGCATCGGCTGTCCGCCGGGCCCCCATCCCGAGGAGTGGTATTGCGCCTGGCGCTTCCGCCTGAAAGCGCCAGGCGAGTCCCGCGCGGCTGGCCATCCGTAG
- the radA gene encoding DNA repair protein RadA has product MGSGKTRHLFVCGSCGYQAPKWLGRCPDCGSWNSFMEETEVQAEGRRGGRRSSIGRPEPITSISLESEMRYVAGIPEFDRTLGGGVVPGSVTLIGGEPGIGKSTLILQILAKLTEGGRSALYFSGEESAQQIGLRAERIGIRADRLFVLTGTCIDELLKQVGELKPSLLAVDSIQTVYSQDMGAAPGSVGQVREAALRLMDLAKGSGIPVFLIGHVTKEGAIAGPKVLEHLVDTVLYFEGDRGHLYRILRAVKNRYGPCNEIGVFEMKDAGLCEVGNPSRIFLEERPENTSGSVVFPCLEGTRPLLVEIQALVGPSSFGTARRTASGMDQHRIALLVAVLEKRLGMQLAEQDIFVNIAGGLRVDEPAADLGLVSALMSSFLDRPVPQDWVFFGEVGLAGEVRGVNHPDLRIREARKLGFSRCCLSRSRLEGLQAVEGMQLTGVRSIQELFDVLFG; this is encoded by the coding sequence ATGGGATCAGGAAAAACGAGGCATCTGTTTGTCTGTGGGAGCTGCGGCTACCAGGCGCCCAAGTGGCTCGGGCGGTGTCCGGATTGCGGATCCTGGAACAGCTTCATGGAGGAAACCGAGGTCCAAGCCGAGGGCCGTCGGGGCGGGCGCCGTTCGTCCATCGGGCGGCCGGAGCCGATCACATCCATATCCCTCGAGAGCGAAATGCGCTACGTTGCGGGGATCCCGGAGTTCGACCGGACGCTCGGAGGAGGGGTGGTGCCGGGTTCGGTGACCCTGATCGGCGGCGAGCCCGGGATCGGCAAGTCGACGCTGATCCTGCAGATTCTTGCAAAGCTGACGGAGGGCGGGAGGTCCGCCCTCTATTTTTCAGGGGAGGAATCGGCCCAGCAGATCGGGCTGAGGGCCGAGCGTATCGGGATCCGGGCCGATCGGCTTTTCGTCTTGACCGGGACGTGCATAGACGAACTGCTGAAGCAGGTGGGGGAGCTGAAACCCTCGCTTCTCGCCGTCGATTCGATCCAGACCGTTTATTCACAGGACATGGGGGCGGCGCCCGGGAGCGTCGGGCAGGTGCGGGAGGCGGCCCTGCGGCTGATGGACCTGGCGAAGGGGTCGGGCATCCCGGTCTTCCTGATCGGGCACGTCACAAAAGAAGGGGCCATCGCCGGGCCTAAGGTCCTGGAGCACCTTGTGGACACGGTCCTCTATTTCGAAGGGGACCGCGGGCATCTTTACCGTATCCTGCGGGCCGTGAAGAACCGTTACGGACCCTGCAACGAGATCGGCGTCTTCGAGATGAAGGACGCCGGCCTTTGCGAAGTGGGAAACCCGTCGCGCATCTTTTTGGAGGAGCGGCCGGAAAACACCTCCGGCTCCGTTGTGTTCCCGTGTCTGGAGGGCACGCGTCCGCTGCTGGTCGAGATTCAGGCGCTCGTGGGGCCGAGTTCGTTCGGGACGGCGCGGCGGACGGCCTCGGGAATGGATCAGCACCGCATCGCGCTGCTCGTGGCGGTCCTCGAAAAGCGTCTGGGAATGCAGCTGGCGGAGCAGGATATCTTCGTCAACATCGCCGGCGGCCTGCGGGTCGATGAGCCGGCGGCCGATCTTGGACTCGTTTCCGCCTTGATGTCCAGTTTTCTGGACCGGCCGGTGCCGCAGGACTGGGTGTTTTTCGGGGAGGTGGGCCTCGCCGGAGAGGTGCGCGGCGTCAATCACCCCGATCTGCGCATCCGTGAAGCACGGAAGCTCGGTTTCAGCCGCTGCTGCCTGTCCCGCAGCCGTCTCGAGGGGCTTCAGGCGGTGGAAGGCATGCAGTTGACCGGCGTAAGGTCGATCCAGGAACTCTTCGATGTACTGTTCGGGTAG